From Acidobacteriota bacterium:
GCCTGAAACACATATTGAGGTAGCTGAAATCCGCCGCCAACAGCATCTGGCCTGGCTCAAAGCGAACCGTGAGCAATACGGCGGTCAATATGTGGCGCTGGATGGTGACCGACTTGTAGCGACTGGGAGAAATTTTCCTGAAGCAGCGACGGCAGCCAAACACGCCGGAGTGGAGAATGCCTTTGTGTCATTTGTTCATCCGCCGGATTACGTCGGCTACACGGGAGGCTGGTAATGGGCTATCTGGTGGAATATTTACACCTTTCTGAGTATGACGTGGGTCAGCCTGGCATCAGTCTTCCGATTACACTTAGCCTGGCAACCATATCGGTCACCACCAATGCCAAACTTGACACTGGCTCAACCGACTGTATTTTCGCCCGACAGTATGGTGAACAGTTAGGGCTGATAATTGAAGATGGCTGTCTGGTTCGCATCGGTACCGCTACTGGAATATTTACGACCTACCGCCATCCTGTCACCTTGGCGGTCTTGGGACATTGTTTTGATGTCGGAGTCTGTTTTGCCGCTGATGAATCCTTTCAGCGAAATGTACTGGGCAGGCATGGTTTTTTAGAACAGCTTGTGCTTGGCCTGGTTGATTATGAAGGCAAATTGTACCTCCGTGCCTACAATGAATAAGCCTGGGGATGAATGACCATCTGGACTCTCAGATCAAAATTGTATGGGTTGGAAAACCGACTGGCTGTATTTGCTTATTTTTGCTGAAGTTGATCGCCTGTGGCGCCGTGCCTGGCGAGACAGTGAAGCGATGGGGACTGATTTGGGCTCAGCTCCAGTCGCCTTGATCATCTCAGAATATTCGGATGGTCATTTCAGGAGTGCGATGTGCAGAGGGTTTCGAAAACGCCAGTGGAAATACACTGACAATGAACAACCAGTTTTGATCGAACCCGATGACCCAGGCATCAGTCAGGTTTTAGAAGTTCCTGGTCACAGGTTCTTTCCTGTTGGGGAGGTCAGGTTTTCTATCACCGCCGACCGCAAGTCTCTGATTTTCGAGTATGCGCTTGGCCCACGCTATGGGTGTGGGCAGGTGTTTCAAGTTCACGGCCAGGGAAAAAGAGGATACCTGCATTTGTGTGAAGATGAATTTCCTCAAATGGACATTGATCAACTCATCGCGAAAACTCAGAAACGGCTCTTTGTGAATCTTGTGAGCCACGCGGCGCTGGTGACCTCTGAGTGTTTGCAGCGGAAACAAGATAAGTCGAGCTTCGAGTTGCGATTTTTTCTTCGTTCTCCAAAGCCGGAACTCATTACCCAGGCATGGAAACGTGGTTCTCAGGAACTAGAGCCCTGCACACCTGAAGAATTTCTCGCCCTGTGTAAGGAAAGGAGCAAAGCCCAGCTTCTGTTTTGTTTTCTGGAAGAAGGGAATCTTGTGTACCTGACCTGGGCTTACAAATTGCAGGGCTTTTCGCTCGGTGGCTCGGGTGGCACGGAGGCTTACATTTGGACTCCGAACGGTTGGAAATCGGTTTCAGCTCCAGGGTGTCATCGGTGGATTTCCTGATTTGCGTGAGATTGTCTTTAAAAGATTCTGAGTTTGATGAGTCGCTTGACAATTCATCACCGCAAGCCACAATACCCGCAGGTTGACCCTGTTTTAGGGTCTTCATTCGGGGGCGTATGTGAGGGGTTATGATTCAGGCAAAATTTACTCTTGATCAATCACAGTTGGAATTTGTTGGCCAGTATCACAAGTTTGGGTTTAAAGACAAAAGCGCTCTGGTTCGTGCTGCACTGGCACATTTACAGCGCGAACTTGAACAGCAACAACTTCAAGCTTCCGCCGATCTGTATCTGGAAGTGTATGTTGAAGAGACTGATCTTCAGGAACTGACCGAATCCGCACTCACGGGGTGGCCTGAATGACAAGAATCCTTGAGCGGGGAATGGTGATTGACGTCAATTTAGATCCAACAATTGGGTCTGAAACAGGAAAAACCCGGCCTTGCATTATTGTGACGAATAATGTGTACAACCTGCGAGTGCCAGTCATTCAAGTGGTGCCAATCACAAGTTGGACTCCAAAAAAGCAGCAAATCAAGACCAATGTCGAAATCAAACCCAATTCAACCAATGGTTTGACCAATGACTCAATTGCTGATTGCTTACAAACGCGACCAGTTGATTCTCGCTTCAGATTGGTCAAAATACGTGGAAAGTTGACCCAGGCAGAAATGGCCCAGATTGATAAAGCACTCAAAATTGTGTTTGATCTGGCGTGAAAGCCAAACTGAACAAACAAACAGTCAGGATTGGGTTAATACTATGGCACGTGTAACACTCCGTCGGTATCACGAAAGTGGGGCAGCCGGTGAGCGCCAACGCCACCTCGTCGAAATACGCTTTGTCGAAACGGCATCAACCAAACCAGTTACTCAGAAGCGGGCCGGGCAAATTATCACTCGTGAATTTCCCGCATTTCATTCTATTGGTCGAACAATCGTTATCAAAACTGAAGATGGGTATTGGGCTTCACGAGCTTTGCAACCAACACCAGGATGCTCATTTCACTATATCTGGGAACATGTCTATCTGACGGAAGATCAGTAATTTGGAGCCGTAATCAAACTGCTATTCTAAACCCGCCAAAATACTCAAACTTGTTCTTGCAAACCTCGCTCTGCCAAGTCCGATATGAAAATCTCCTCAACGCCCTCATCCGTCTGCATTGAAATCCTCCCGGCTTTACACGAGCAGAAACCAATTCTTGCAAACCTGCTTGAGCTGTATATCTATGATTTCAGCGAGCTTATGGACCTGAAACTTGACGATAACGGGCGGTTTGGCTATCCGCAGCTCCCGTTATACTGGACAGAACCGCATCGGTTTCCGTTTCTGATTGCCGTTGATGGCCACTGGGCTGGATTTGTATTGGTTCACAAAGGGTCTCAAATTTCCGGCGATGAACATATCTGGGACATAGCGGAATTTTTTATTCTGCGTGGCTATCGTCGGCTTGGTATTGGAACACAGGTGGCGGCAGAGATTTGGAAAAAGTTTCCAGGAACGTGGGAAGTTCGAGTCATAGACCAAAATCAAAAGGCCACTGCGTTCTGGGGGCGTGCCATTGAGGATTTTACTGGCACAGCCGTTGACCCAACTTCTTTTGTCAAGGATGGGAAAAGCTGGCGGGTCTTTTCATTTGACTCGAAACACGCTGCTTGATAAGTACCTCGCCGAAAATTCCAAGACATTTTTAACCACGAAATACACGAAAACCACGAAAAAAATCAAACACATTCGAAATTCAATCTCTCAGTAAAGTTATGACAAGGTAACTGCCTCATCCAGAAACCAGTCACAAGAAGGAGCGCCAACCCTATGCACATCCTTGATGCAATTGG
This genomic window contains:
- a CDS encoding type II toxin-antitoxin system PemK/MazF family toxin; translation: MTRILERGMVIDVNLDPTIGSETGKTRPCIIVTNNVYNLRVPVIQVVPITSWTPKKQQIKTNVEIKPNSTNGLTNDSIADCLQTRPVDSRFRLVKIRGKLTQAEMAQIDKALKIVFDLA
- a CDS encoding GNAT family N-acetyltransferase, with the translated sequence MKISSTPSSVCIEILPALHEQKPILANLLELYIYDFSELMDLKLDDNGRFGYPQLPLYWTEPHRFPFLIAVDGHWAGFVLVHKGSQISGDEHIWDIAEFFILRGYRRLGIGTQVAAEIWKKFPGTWEVRVIDQNQKATAFWGRAIEDFTGTAVDPTSFVKDGKSWRVFSFDSKHAA